Proteins encoded by one window of Flavobacterium sp. N502540:
- a CDS encoding bifunctional aminotransferase class I/II-fold pyridoxal phosphate-dependent enzyme/GNAT family N-acetyltransferase: MAKIKHNNFIDTVDTVFSNAKEKGILHLYAEGEYLNGRSIKINGSEMLHFGTTGYLGLEQDKRLKEAAISAITNYGTQFPLSKTYLSHPLYAELESKIEQMYNIPPIITKNSTLGHMAIIPTLIRDEDAVILDHQAHWSVQNACQVLKLRGIPVEMIRHNNLEMLEDKIRMLGGKSGKIWYMADGVYSMYGDYAPVQELLNLARKYPQLHLYFDDVHGMSWKGKNGTGFIFDTIGTLEENIVVVSTLSKTFGASGATFFCTDRKLREKIKTFGGPLTFSAQLEPASVAAAIASCDIHLSTEIYNHQAKLAKKTAHFSTLLSKSSLPLVSDNDSPVFFLGMGTPATAYNFTKRLYSEGFYLNLGIYPAVPIKNTGIRITISAHNKIEDITDLARAMDHHFHKAVGETGSSDQKIRQAFRMDIKTWLPVIKQQTELLQIEEKVTIENIDKREWNKYLGAYNILDWEGMQYLEQTFANAKDPCNKWDFFYYIIRDQNMQVVLMTYFTLGIWKDDMLATESVSRHLEEIRKTDPMHMTSKVLSIGSLFTEGLHCYIDKDHPLAEHSMRMLLNKLEESYNSLDADMLVLRDFETGFHLDEMIRNQGYFRIDMPESCVIENKNFPAIENYGSLLSTRSRQHFNREILPYEKFYAVEIKDCLNKEELNRAYQLYCNVKERNLAINTFTYKREVFENMNSCPNWEFIILTFKDAPEKNFVGIMFCYKNSGNVYVPELIGMDYISGDGFNLYRQLLYQTIKRARELEIGRIDFGISASFEKKKLGASIIPKVAYVQAWDNYAMELMQTLQNETNTAR; encoded by the coding sequence ATGGCTAAAATAAAGCACAACAATTTTATTGATACAGTTGACACCGTTTTTTCAAATGCAAAAGAAAAAGGCATATTACACCTTTACGCTGAAGGTGAATATCTTAATGGGCGAAGCATAAAAATTAACGGAAGCGAAATGCTCCATTTCGGAACTACAGGATATCTTGGACTGGAACAGGACAAAAGGCTAAAAGAGGCCGCAATAAGCGCCATTACTAATTATGGAACGCAGTTCCCGCTTTCTAAAACTTATCTTTCCCATCCCTTATATGCTGAACTGGAAAGCAAGATTGAGCAGATGTACAATATACCCCCAATCATAACTAAGAACAGTACCTTGGGACATATGGCAATTATCCCAACCCTGATAAGAGATGAAGATGCAGTAATTCTAGACCATCAGGCGCATTGGAGTGTGCAGAATGCTTGTCAGGTTCTTAAGCTTAGGGGAATACCAGTGGAGATGATACGCCATAATAACCTCGAAATGCTTGAAGATAAGATTCGGATGTTAGGCGGCAAATCGGGTAAAATCTGGTACATGGCAGATGGTGTTTATTCTATGTACGGTGATTATGCGCCGGTACAGGAGCTGTTGAACCTTGCCCGAAAGTATCCGCAGCTCCACCTCTATTTTGATGATGTCCATGGAATGAGCTGGAAAGGAAAAAATGGGACAGGTTTTATCTTTGACACTATTGGAACGTTAGAAGAAAATATTGTGGTTGTCAGCACGCTGAGCAAGACATTTGGTGCCAGTGGTGCAACGTTTTTCTGCACCGATCGTAAATTACGCGAAAAGATTAAAACTTTTGGCGGTCCTCTTACCTTCTCAGCTCAGCTTGAACCTGCATCAGTTGCCGCCGCAATCGCATCGTGCGACATCCATCTCTCTACGGAAATCTATAACCACCAAGCTAAACTTGCCAAAAAAACAGCCCATTTCAGCACGCTGCTTTCAAAAAGCAGTCTGCCCCTAGTCTCTGATAACGACTCTCCCGTCTTTTTTCTTGGAATGGGAACACCTGCTACTGCTTATAATTTTACCAAACGTCTCTATTCTGAAGGTTTTTATCTCAACCTTGGTATCTATCCGGCAGTTCCTATAAAAAATACCGGAATCCGTATCACGATATCTGCACATAATAAAATTGAAGATATTACAGATCTTGCCCGTGCAATGGATCACCACTTTCACAAAGCTGTAGGAGAAACAGGAAGTAGTGACCAGAAAATACGACAGGCTTTCAGAATGGACATCAAAACTTGGCTCCCTGTTATAAAACAGCAAACAGAATTGCTGCAGATTGAAGAAAAAGTAACAATCGAAAACATCGACAAGCGGGAATGGAACAAGTATCTGGGTGCTTATAATATTTTGGATTGGGAAGGAATGCAGTATCTCGAGCAGACTTTCGCAAACGCTAAAGATCCATGCAATAAATGGGATTTTTTCTATTATATAATTCGTGACCAGAACATGCAAGTGGTTTTAATGACCTACTTTACGTTAGGGATCTGGAAAGATGATATGCTGGCTACAGAATCTGTATCAAGGCATCTTGAAGAGATTAGAAAAACAGATCCCATGCATATGACTTCCAAAGTATTAAGTATCGGCTCATTATTTACTGAGGGACTGCACTGCTATATTGATAAGGATCATCCTCTGGCAGAGCATTCAATGAGAATGCTATTAAATAAGCTTGAGGAATCATACAATTCGCTGGATGCCGACATGCTCGTTCTGCGTGATTTTGAAACCGGATTCCACTTAGATGAAATGATTAGAAACCAAGGGTATTTTAGAATCGATATGCCAGAATCATGTGTTATTGAAAATAAAAACTTCCCGGCAATTGAGAATTATGGTTCCCTGCTTTCTACGCGTTCACGCCAGCATTTCAATCGGGAAATACTGCCATACGAAAAATTCTATGCTGTTGAAATAAAAGATTGCCTCAACAAAGAAGAACTAAACAGGGCGTACCAGCTATACTGCAACGTAAAGGAACGCAACCTTGCTATAAATACCTTTACATACAAAAGGGAAGTATTTGAAAATATGAACAGCTGTCCAAACTGGGAGTTTATAATTCTTACCTTCAAAGATGCCCCTGAAAAGAATTTCGTTGGGATAATGTTCTGCTATAAAAATTCAGGAAATGTATATGTACCTGAACTTATCGGCATGGACTACATTTCTGGCGATGGCTTCAACTTGTACAGACAGCTTTTGTACCAAACAATCAAAAGAGCACGAGAGCTTGAAATTGGACGAATCGATTTCGGCATATCGGCAAGTTTTGAGAAGAAAAAACTTGGCGCTTCTATAATACCCAAGGTCGCTTACGTACAAGCCTGGGATAACTACGCTATGGAATTAATGCAGACACTGCAGAATGAAACCAATACTGCGCGCTGA
- a CDS encoding helix-turn-helix domain-containing protein, translating to MKRPHNRQRLVSMHKMLFEIARGNFNGHIPLSSYDDEIETLVVLVNMVAEELKESAFHSGFVNPYITHRMVTPATFILDEYHSIKNVNQGALEILGYNAAEMLRRPIQDFLSDDFSSMSDIERKELEEMLLSGEIITLNFITLKKLIVTAECSVSRLSDGKFTVLSFVAPFLQVNEAASESFEIKLNRHSNFKQTDARLIQRVYDYVLANLSEPLPSVKELARQFGTNDFKLKDGFRHFFHTSVYKFYTEQRLKRAYLMIEQTDIPLKNISFMNGFNSYPNFSKSFKKQFGFSPKELGRGKTGGLLSLDEFNPS from the coding sequence ATGAAGAGACCCCACAATCGCCAGCGGCTAGTATCCATGCACAAGATGTTATTTGAAATAGCACGGGGCAACTTCAATGGTCATATTCCCCTTAGTAGTTATGACGACGAAATTGAAACCCTGGTGGTTCTGGTAAATATGGTCGCCGAAGAACTTAAAGAGTCTGCCTTTCATTCCGGTTTTGTGAATCCCTATATTACCCACAGGATGGTAACACCTGCAACTTTTATTTTAGATGAATACCATTCCATAAAAAATGTAAATCAGGGCGCATTGGAAATTTTAGGTTATAATGCAGCAGAAATGCTAAGACGCCCGATACAGGATTTCTTAAGCGATGACTTCAGCAGTATGTCTGATATTGAGAGAAAAGAATTGGAAGAAATGCTTTTATCAGGGGAAATCATTACACTGAATTTTATAACACTAAAAAAACTGATTGTAACCGCGGAGTGTTCCGTATCGAGATTATCGGATGGTAAGTTTACCGTACTTAGTTTTGTGGCTCCCTTTCTTCAGGTTAATGAAGCTGCTTCGGAATCATTTGAAATTAAATTAAACAGGCATTCTAATTTCAAACAAACTGATGCACGCCTAATACAGCGGGTTTACGATTATGTATTAGCTAATTTGAGTGAACCATTACCATCCGTTAAGGAACTGGCAAGACAGTTCGGTACAAATGATTTTAAACTCAAAGACGGATTCAGGCATTTTTTCCATACAAGCGTCTACAAGTTTTATACAGAGCAGCGCCTAAAAAGGGCTTACCTTATGATAGAGCAGACCGATATTCCCCTGAAGAATATTTCTTTTATGAACGGTTTTAACAGCTATCCTAATTTTTCTAAATCATTCAAAAAGCAGTTTGGATTTTCTCCTAAAGAACTCGGCAGAGGTAAAACAGGTGGTCTTTTATCACTTGATGAGTTTAATCCTTCATAG
- a CDS encoding DUF3821 domain-containing protein, which yields MRLNISREFKKYVVEVICLLYMLLFTYAAVSKVLDYHDFSIKLGQSPLFSAFAGWVAISVPMLELLIVLILCFPRWRLIGLFASFFLMVAFTAYIVIILNFSSYIPCSCGGILENMSWNEHLIFNIVFVVLAVIAMLLHDPKENLWLARIKPLYFYFIMILAAVLSIMAVAILYLISEDIIHNRNTFVRRFNSHAQPEYNTYDLGLNSFYFAGINRDTIYLGNVTTPLFITKIDTGFTKQNRVKTELDQPNLPFGDLHIKVSPPYFFVTDGTVPAIFSGKTKDWKARKKQGQVPFFTLADPIDSLHIAMRLTSLTKKQNTLAVYGLNQGKLLSENTRILERQQDGIFDTDGMLWFNDKLNAVNYIYFYRNEFLSADRKMQLLTKGKTIDTVRRAEIKVAELSAGDRQMAKPPLVINKASTVYGNLLFIKSKRIGRYEDKNMLKDASILDVYNLNDGSYISSIYIYHVNGEEMTNFRVAANKIYTISGRYLSVVKLSPKITNAYTIK from the coding sequence ATGAGACTTAATATCAGTAGGGAATTTAAAAAATACGTAGTAGAGGTTATCTGTCTTCTTTATATGCTGCTTTTTACCTATGCCGCTGTAAGCAAGGTTTTGGACTATCATGATTTCAGTATAAAGCTTGGTCAGTCCCCTTTGTTTAGTGCTTTTGCAGGCTGGGTAGCCATCAGTGTTCCTATGCTTGAATTGCTAATTGTTTTAATTCTTTGCTTTCCACGCTGGCGTTTAATAGGCCTCTTCGCATCGTTTTTCCTTATGGTTGCCTTTACAGCCTATATCGTTATCATACTCAATTTCAGTTCGTATATACCGTGCTCGTGTGGTGGAATCCTTGAGAATATGAGCTGGAATGAGCACCTAATTTTTAATATAGTATTTGTAGTTCTGGCAGTTATTGCAATGTTATTACATGACCCGAAGGAGAATCTGTGGCTGGCAAGAATCAAACCATTATATTTTTATTTTATCATGATCCTGGCGGCAGTACTTAGCATCATGGCTGTTGCTATTTTATATTTAATATCGGAAGATATAATACATAACCGCAACACTTTTGTAAGGAGATTTAATTCGCACGCTCAGCCAGAATATAATACTTATGATCTTGGTTTGAACTCTTTTTATTTTGCCGGAATTAACCGCGATACGATATATCTTGGAAATGTAACCACACCGCTTTTTATTACCAAAATTGACACGGGATTTACAAAACAAAACCGTGTTAAAACAGAACTGGATCAACCCAATCTGCCTTTTGGAGATCTTCATATCAAAGTGAGTCCTCCGTATTTTTTTGTCACTGATGGAACAGTTCCTGCAATTTTTTCAGGAAAGACAAAGGATTGGAAAGCGCGAAAAAAGCAAGGTCAGGTACCTTTTTTTACGTTGGCAGATCCTATTGATTCCCTGCATATTGCCATGCGACTTACAAGCCTAACTAAAAAACAAAATACCCTGGCCGTGTATGGTTTGAATCAAGGAAAACTCTTGTCAGAGAACACCAGAATACTTGAAAGGCAGCAGGATGGTATTTTTGATACAGATGGGATGTTGTGGTTTAACGACAAGCTTAACGCTGTGAACTATATTTATTTTTACAGAAATGAATTTCTGAGTGCTGATCGTAAAATGCAGCTCCTAACTAAAGGAAAAACCATAGACACAGTGCGTAGAGCTGAAATAAAAGTGGCAGAGCTATCCGCTGGTGACAGGCAAATGGCAAAACCTCCTTTAGTCATCAATAAGGCTTCGACCGTCTATGGGAACCTGCTTTTTATCAAATCAAAACGTATTGGAAGGTATGAAGATAAAAATATGCTAAAAGACGCCTCTATTTTGGATGTATATAACCTCAATGATGGCAGCTATATTTCAAGTATATACATTTATCATGTCAATGGTGAAGAAATGACAAATTTCAGAGTTGCAGCCAACAAAATTTATACGATATCAGGAAGATACTTAAGTGTAGTTAAACTGAGCCCAAAGATCACCAATGCTTATACTATTAAATAA
- a CDS encoding DUF6520 family protein, translating into MKRAILPALVIVLAVTSAFTTTAASKSTAAIVEGYLPHNVEGTNCELKDDCQTINTGAFCRVGQSPSGQRLYIMNENDECLRVGYKP; encoded by the coding sequence ATGAAAAGAGCAATTTTACCTGCGCTTGTGATTGTTTTGGCAGTAACAAGTGCATTTACCACAACTGCTGCTTCAAAAAGTACAGCAGCGATAGTAGAAGGATATTTACCTCATAATGTTGAAGGAACTAATTGTGAGTTAAAAGATGACTGTCAAACAATAAACACTGGTGCATTTTGCCGTGTCGGCCAGTCTCCTTCAGGGCAACGTTTGTATATTATGAACGAGAATGATGAGTGTCTTAGAGTAGGTTACAAACCTTAA
- a CDS encoding DUF6520 family protein, with product MKRVILPVLVIVLAVTSAFTTADALKIKQALVEGYIAHNAEGTDCELIEECSTINTGAFCRVGQVPSGQRLYIMNDDDHCLRIGYKP from the coding sequence ATGAAAAGAGTAATTTTACCAGTGCTTGTGATTGTTTTGGCAGTGACAAGTGCATTTACCACAGCAGATGCTTTAAAAATTAAACAAGCATTGGTGGAAGGATATATAGCCCATAATGCAGAAGGAACCGATTGTGAGCTAATAGAGGAATGCAGTACAATTAATACAGGAGCATTTTGCCGTGTCGGACAGGTTCCTTCGGGACAGCGTTTGTATATTATGAATGATGATGACCACTGTCTTAGAATCGGTTATAAACCTTAA
- a CDS encoding S9 family peptidase, whose protein sequence is MKNADLNNNRYLSGTNGLLTLLMVIFILVCFPVKGQNKEKKNLTEADYPLWHYLDAEEISDDGKWISYTKSYPTADSLFLHQRKTGRIYFFPGASQGQFTADHFVCKTTGNKLHLFSLKKGTGQVLKNIKSFDVFGSYLLTMSDQKENSSLTIYTLEGRLLHTQHNVMGYALCPDKKKIALSIKENDKSTLSLVRTGAFDKPLTIAHYQGSSFQGLIWSNDADALAFLHYGEAESTLYYYQVAKKNLSTFSTASSVFPKDMNIASSRVLKISNDNKKVFFRIRQRRELDRTYNKNEVQVWNAADKSIYPMAKQIQDWNIIDKQALWEPKSDRFLQFTDSKLPHGAAAGDLSYALTFNPHDYEPQSKDIGDRDIYITNLNTGERKLLLKKHSGSNTNLIASPGGKYISYFKKGNWYVYDIPKDSHAQVNSKIPYPLSVPGEMNQDESYGNPGWTSGDDSLLIYDQYDIWRVSPDGSSAIRLTKGREKGMIYRIVAQTRSEQKQLDSRIYTNGIFNLKQGLLLTSRSADNFYNGIFLWDFKKGLSEICYTDKRISTILRSKNNILSWVQEDTDLPWQIKAKEPRGKETLVMQSNHQQESFNWTKREMITYQNQKGEFLKGILYYPATYQKGKSYPMVVHIYEKQSYQAHYYYLPTLYNGDGFNIANLTAKDYFVFLPDITYEIGNVGLSAVDCVEAAVKSVLKEHDIDQTKIGLIGHSFGGFQVNFIITHSKLFACAVAGAATSNFLSSYLAVSESSNTPNFAKIEYGQARMKVSPYVDMDIYLKNSPVIYASNVTTPLLSWTGLEDQQVVPTQSFEFYMALRRLGKTHVMLAYPGEGHDITGKENAIDLTCRIEQWFDYYLKDSEMPSWLK, encoded by the coding sequence ATGAAAAATGCAGATCTCAATAACAATAGGTACCTCTCAGGTACTAATGGATTACTTACTTTACTGATGGTTATTTTTATACTGGTTTGCTTCCCTGTAAAGGGACAAAATAAAGAAAAAAAAAATCTCACAGAGGCAGATTATCCTTTATGGCACTATCTCGACGCAGAAGAAATCTCAGATGACGGTAAATGGATTAGTTACACAAAATCATACCCAACTGCCGATTCGCTTTTCCTGCACCAGAGAAAAACCGGCAGGATTTATTTCTTCCCCGGTGCGTCTCAAGGGCAATTTACTGCTGATCACTTTGTATGCAAGACAACAGGGAATAAACTGCATTTGTTCTCCTTGAAAAAAGGCACCGGTCAAGTATTGAAAAACATTAAAAGTTTTGATGTTTTCGGATCTTACCTCCTTACCATGTCCGATCAAAAAGAAAACTCTTCACTAACAATTTATACTTTAGAAGGCCGATTATTACATACCCAGCATAACGTAATGGGATATGCGCTTTGTCCCGATAAAAAAAAGATAGCACTTTCGATAAAAGAGAATGACAAGAGTACTCTTAGTCTGGTAAGGACAGGAGCCTTTGACAAGCCCCTTACAATAGCTCATTACCAAGGGTCCTCTTTTCAAGGACTCATCTGGTCGAATGATGCAGATGCCCTCGCCTTTTTGCATTATGGGGAGGCTGAATCCACATTGTATTATTATCAGGTGGCAAAAAAAAACCTCTCCACTTTTTCTACAGCTTCCTCTGTCTTTCCCAAGGATATGAATATTGCCTCAAGCAGGGTACTTAAAATTTCAAATGATAATAAAAAAGTTTTTTTTCGAATCAGGCAGCGAAGGGAACTTGATCGTACTTATAACAAAAATGAAGTTCAGGTCTGGAATGCTGCCGATAAATCCATTTATCCTATGGCAAAACAGATTCAGGACTGGAATATCATAGACAAACAGGCTCTTTGGGAACCAAAATCGGACCGTTTTCTGCAATTTACGGATAGCAAACTCCCTCATGGGGCAGCGGCAGGAGATCTCAGTTATGCTCTGACTTTCAATCCGCATGATTATGAACCCCAAAGCAAAGATATAGGTGACAGAGATATCTATATAACCAACCTTAACACTGGGGAGCGAAAACTTTTACTCAAAAAACACTCTGGCAGTAACACTAATTTAATAGCCTCTCCCGGTGGAAAATATATATCTTATTTTAAAAAGGGCAATTGGTATGTATATGATATTCCTAAAGACAGCCACGCGCAGGTCAACAGTAAGATTCCATACCCTCTCAGCGTTCCCGGTGAGATGAATCAGGACGAGAGCTACGGAAATCCGGGATGGACCTCAGGCGATGACTCTTTGCTTATTTACGATCAATATGACATCTGGAGAGTTTCACCAGATGGTAGTTCTGCTATACGACTCACAAAGGGGCGGGAAAAAGGTATGATTTACCGGATTGTGGCTCAAACCCGCAGTGAGCAAAAACAGCTCGACAGCCGAATTTATACCAACGGCATTTTTAATCTAAAACAAGGATTACTGCTCACTTCGCGCAGTGCTGACAATTTTTATAACGGGATCTTCCTCTGGGATTTTAAAAAAGGCCTCTCAGAGATATGTTATACAGATAAAAGAATAAGTACCATTCTAAGAAGTAAAAACAACATCCTTTCCTGGGTGCAGGAAGATACCGACCTACCATGGCAAATTAAAGCTAAAGAGCCCCGGGGTAAAGAGACTCTAGTCATGCAAAGTAATCACCAGCAGGAGAGCTTTAACTGGACAAAGAGAGAAATGATCACCTATCAAAATCAAAAAGGAGAATTTCTTAAGGGCATCTTATATTACCCGGCTACTTATCAAAAAGGGAAATCATATCCCATGGTGGTGCACATCTATGAAAAGCAATCCTACCAGGCCCATTATTATTATCTTCCCACCCTATACAACGGGGATGGTTTCAATATTGCCAATCTTACAGCAAAAGACTATTTCGTGTTTCTGCCCGATATAACCTACGAGATTGGAAATGTCGGATTGTCTGCAGTAGATTGCGTGGAAGCAGCCGTTAAATCTGTTTTAAAAGAGCATGATATTGATCAGACAAAAATTGGACTTATCGGACACTCCTTCGGAGGGTTTCAGGTCAATTTCATTATAACCCACAGCAAACTCTTTGCATGTGCTGTAGCAGGAGCGGCCACGTCCAATTTCCTTAGTTCCTATCTTGCCGTATCGGAAAGTAGCAATACCCCTAATTTTGCCAAGATAGAATATGGACAAGCCCGAATGAAAGTTTCCCCTTATGTAGATATGGATATTTATCTTAAGAATTCACCAGTTATTTATGCTTCAAATGTCACAACTCCTTTGCTTTCCTGGACTGGTCTTGAAGATCAGCAGGTGGTGCCCACACAAAGCTTTGAATTCTATATGGCCCTTCGACGACTTGGAAAAACACATGTTATGCTTGCCTATCCTGGTGAGGGCCATGATATAACAGGAAAAGAAAATGCTATAGACTTAACCTGTCGCATTGAGCAGTGGTTTGATTATTATTTAAAAGATTCCGAAATGCCTTCATGGCTAAAATAA
- a CDS encoding RagB/SusD family nutrient uptake outer membrane protein, with the protein MNNKTFFIVPYKEHSLNSIFLLIYSAIVIMLGSCDSFTQTDMPAAELNTAAVFEEINTANSAMSSVFAKIRDNGMLSGKQTGMSREIGLYSDELNWYGNSTQSSANFYTNTLIPTHPTLLTWWNNAYSQIYAANAVIEGVAGSKKLHQEDKDRLIGQAKFARAFIHFYLCQLWGDVPYVTRTDYKFNSTLSRLPLPELYSKIIEDLQEASSLLPEVYSDPARTLPNSYAAKALLARVYLNLGDWANAEANTTQLISNTAIYPWEEDLNEVFLKESTTTIWQYAPRSATRNTDDGTTFIFNSGPPLAVALTNDLINAFESGDKRKLKWIRSIVKGTSTWYHAYKYKKMGTNTPQTEFTIVLRLAEMYLIRAEARARQGELNTAREDLNKIRNTAGLENTTAISQEEILQAILRERRVEFFTEFAHRFMDLKRFGALDKELTEKKASWQSTDRLLPIPQRELNLNPNLEPQNTGY; encoded by the coding sequence ATGAACAACAAGACTTTTTTTATCGTCCCTTATAAAGAGCATTCATTGAACTCCATATTTCTTTTGATCTATAGCGCTATTGTAATTATGCTGGGCAGCTGTGATAGTTTTACCCAGACCGATATGCCCGCGGCCGAACTCAACACCGCTGCTGTATTTGAAGAAATAAATACGGCAAACTCTGCCATGAGTAGTGTTTTTGCCAAAATACGCGACAATGGAATGCTTAGTGGCAAACAAACCGGCATGAGCAGAGAGATCGGTTTGTATAGTGACGAGCTGAACTGGTATGGAAACAGTACCCAGTCGTCGGCTAATTTTTACACCAATACCCTTATCCCAACACACCCTACACTTCTTACCTGGTGGAACAACGCCTACAGTCAGATTTACGCGGCCAATGCCGTGATAGAGGGTGTTGCGGGGTCAAAAAAGCTCCACCAAGAGGACAAAGACAGGCTTATCGGACAGGCAAAATTTGCACGGGCCTTTATCCATTTTTACTTGTGCCAGCTCTGGGGGGATGTGCCCTATGTTACCCGAACGGATTACAAATTCAACAGCACCCTTAGCCGGCTCCCCTTGCCTGAGTTATATTCAAAGATCATAGAAGATCTTCAGGAAGCCTCCAGCTTGTTACCCGAGGTGTATAGTGATCCTGCCCGCACGCTTCCTAATTCTTATGCAGCCAAGGCTTTACTTGCCAGGGTGTATCTCAATTTGGGCGACTGGGCAAATGCAGAGGCCAATACCACCCAGCTCATAAGCAATACAGCCATTTATCCCTGGGAGGAAGACCTCAATGAGGTATTTCTCAAAGAAAGCACCACCACGATCTGGCAATATGCCCCTCGATCAGCAACAAGGAATACCGACGATGGAACAACTTTCATTTTTAATTCAGGCCCACCTCTGGCTGTTGCCCTGACAAACGATCTTATAAATGCATTTGAAAGTGGCGATAAGAGAAAACTCAAATGGATCCGATCCATAGTAAAAGGAACCAGCACCTGGTATCATGCCTATAAGTATAAAAAAATGGGCACCAATACACCACAGACAGAATTCACGATCGTGTTGCGTCTGGCGGAAATGTACCTCATAAGGGCTGAGGCAAGAGCAAGACAAGGGGAATTAAACACCGCCAGGGAAGACCTTAACAAAATAAGAAATACGGCAGGACTGGAAAACACTACCGCTATTAGCCAGGAAGAGATCCTTCAGGCCATTCTTCGCGAGAGACGTGTAGAGTTTTTCACTGAGTTTGCACACCGTTTTATGGACCTTAAACGCTTTGGGGCCCTCGATAAAGAGCTCACAGAAAAGAAGGCTTCCTGGCAGAGTACTGACCGGCTCTTGCCAATACCTCAAAGAGAACTAAATCTTAACCCGAACCTGGAACCTCAAAATACTGGCTACTAA